The Helicoverpa armigera isolate CAAS_96S chromosome 5, ASM3070526v1, whole genome shotgun sequence sequence aagattaggtggcacatattagggttatgtgaagttcgaagagagggggaggacaccataaccctcgaatcaggtcacctaatgtacttccgagaggagaccaacaatcccaaggtggcgttgggtttctggttaataagtccctagctgataacgttgtggaggtgtctagtgtgtcgaacagggtagcgtaccttatcttaaagctcaccgacaggtatagcctcaaggtagtgcaagtgtacgcaccgacctcgacacattcagacgatgaagtggaggatatgtttgatgatatatcaagggccctccacttcactacaaagacccattacaccgttgtcatgggggactttaacgctaaagtgggagtacagatttgcggcgaatcggcagtaggatcccatggatttggaagcaggaatcatagggggcaaatgctcgtcaacttcctcgaacgtgaggggctcttttgatgaactctttttcaaaagcagccccaaaggaagtggacgtggcaaagccccgacactatgactaaaaatgagattgacttcatcatgacgaacaagaagcacatattcagagacgtctccgtgatcaataggtttaataccggtagcgatcaccgacttgtccgaggctctctgaatatcaacttcaaggctgaacgtttccgtctgatgaaggccaggctccgaccaacactgctccaaaccatgacaggatctgaaacgctccagtcaaatttggagaaccgatttgccgccgtggaaaccacaacagacgttaaccagaaccacgaaaatgtggttcggatcctcaggaggaaggttcgagattctgtaacatgcagcgtaagggcaagaaatcaaagctttcggaagagacattagggcttatgaagagacgacgtgaaaacccacctgtcacttcgtcagctaagcgggctctaaaccaagagatcaacaagcacgtacgacgcgacctccggtgctccaatactcttgacattgaaagagcaattgagctgaatcggggtcaaaggtgttcgtacaatctcttggaagaagccacttgacgaagctgaccacaacaagtggagaagtcgtttcttcggtgccggcagtcctttcggaagtggaaaatttctatggccggttatacgcatcgcatgcatctcgacctgatcccggaaatgaggattctagagccacattaacgcgccatttcaccgaagacctgccagaagtcagcagtggcgaaatcgagatcgctctgagacagctcaaaaatggaaaagcccctggcgaggatggcattacaacagagctattaaaagcaggaggaaagcccgtactgggggagcttcagaagcttttaatgccgtcctgtttgaaggagaactccagaggcgtggagtaggagtgttgtcgtcctgttcttcaaaaagggagacaaaacccagttgaagaactatcgacccatttccctcctaagccacgtatataagctgttctcaagagtgatcacgaaccgacttgcgcgaagactcgacgaattccaaccaccggagcaggctgggtttcggagcggatacggcaccatagaccacatccacacagtgcggcagattatacagaagaccgaagagtataatcagcccctgtgtctagcatttgtggactatgagaaggcctttgactcggttgaaatctggtctgttctggagtccctgcagcgttgtcaagtagattggcgatacatccaagtgatgagatgtctctacgaagccgctacaatgtccgtccaagtacaaaatcagcaaactaggcccataccgttgcatcgaggagtgagacaaggggatgttatttccccgaaactgttcactaatgcaatggaggatatgttcaagacgctgaattGGAatggacgtggcatcaacatcaatggcgaacacatctctcacttgcgatttgctgacgatatcgtcatcatggcagaaacgctgcaggacctacaacaaatgctgaacgacctggctgaatcttctctacgcatcggcctacggatgaacttggacaaaaccaaggtcatgttcaatgaacatgttctaccggaaccgattgcgatacacggcgccgttctcgaagttgtacggaaatatgtatacctcgggcagacattgcagttaggtagaaacaactttgaggacgaggtgaataggagaattcagttgggttgggctgcatttgggaagctacgtcgagtcctaacatcgtcgatcccacagtgcctaaagacgaaagtcttcaatcagtgcgtcctacctgtcatgacttacggagccgaaacgtggacactgacggtacggctggtccacaagtttaaagtcgctcagcgggctatggaaagggctatgcttggcatttctctgagggatcgcatcagaaatgaggtaatccgtcagagaaccaaggtcatcgacatagcccaccgaatcagcaagctgaagtggcagtgggctggccatattagccgaagaaccgataaccgttggggtaaacgagttctagagtggagaccacgactcggcaagcgtagtgtaggacgtcctcaggcacggtggagtgatgacttgcgcaagacggctggcaggagctggatgcgagtagccgaaaatcgatctcagtggcgtgcacttggagaggcctatgtccagcagtggactgcgataggctgatgatgatgcaatattaattagagaaaagtatgaggaaaatattagacacttaaaaaaaagataaaataggcgaataaattaaatacggtttgaaaaagcacaaatatcaattttaatctaaaaagacctggtgtcagtattccaagtaacttaacaaaaccgatcatcgatcataacaaaatatcaatatggcggtttttgcattctgcgtacacgcgtataaaaagtaataatacataataattatttgtttttcttcgacgttttactatattaacgatgacattttctattagggtaagtagcataatgtaactataacgataaccaatgttatagttacatggtgctattaaccctaatagaaaatgttatgaatatgatgcataaatatatttttatagctatagctatgtaggtagttcggggccaatttagagagagatggcgcattgacaaataggtttgcatgattatcacgcaagagggctctcttttccctatatattactttactctttgCGGGTGACttgattaatatattttttataaagtcacGAATGAACGAAAGAGTATAATCTCAATTTCATTCATTCTATGTTATGTCATTGTCATTAAATAAGAATATGGAGGGTAGAGGTACGAAAACCACGCACgttcgtttttatttaatttattgttaaacatattaattacattttttaatattaaatataaaaataggttgccaccgatatcgggctcagggtccaaggtaccggtggttagggtcccagagacagaaacctcctcaccatacgcgccgtatcaaggagtactgccttctgaatcagtcccttgatccagccgcctaacgagagcctcatcaggggcccgattctcctaagttaataatgtcaaaatcgagtagaaatcgaatcgcaatatgatcgcaatagcagttttaaccatatcgggcattctgttactaataaaagaccaatcgtattcgattgacatttgattggtgtgcgattggtctgggacccgattctcctaattttacttaagcaacgtacgattcacgttcgactgcgatccaatcccgactcgattacgattgacacatatgtggcattccgctattttttctttgaaataaacgtttttatccttttctgtcattcaataatgaatcattttgtctgcaaatgatttacgattgcaaaatgattgtacagcaaactaccgtatagaccaaaatcaccaaaatagcagaccaatcgcacaccaatcaaatgtcaatcgatgaatgattctcctaagttaataatgtcaactcgaatagaaatcgaatcgcaatatgatcgtaatagcagttttatagtaaatatataattaatatttatagtaaataatgtatctgtcttttatttatttatttaatttatttaatccgATAACATAGATCCATAATGGTTAGTAACAATAGACTTATaaactatgttagtaggtactttaaacatgtcaatttattttactgtccCAACTACTATTTTCACCCAGAGCGAGTGTATCGGACACTGATATTTACTTGCCACTATTTTCAAGATGTCGTTGCTACTACCGCGCACTCTGGCCAGCATCGATGCCACACGCTTGCGTCTTAATGCATAGAAATCATCTTTGCGTGCTTCGGCAAACATCGAGGACGCACTACAGAACCGCGGCAATCTCAACAACATCCTgagtacattattatattgtacgcGCAGAGCGCTGTATGCCCTTTGAGTATAATTGACCCACAGGCTGCTGGTGTAAAACGATTGACAATAAGCTTTAAATAGCGCTAACTTGACTTGCACCGTACAACGAGCAAACCTGCGAGCCAACATGTTCCCCCGGACAGCCAGCGCCCTGCGCTCACGTTCGATATCTTCATTGTCCTTAAGGTCATCGGTGACAATATGCCCAAGATATTTAAATTTGTTCACTCGAGTAAGAGGAGAACCATTGAGACAAATAGGTGGAGGTTCATGCAAGGTTTTATCACCTAGGCCGAAAAATATACACTCACTCTTGGTCACATTGTACATGAGGCCATGACACTCGGCATACCGCTCACAGACTTTTAATAGGTTGCGGAGAGCCCCAATTGATGGgctcagcagcaccatgtcatcggcataacttatattatttacagccaCACCATCAATGTGACAGCCCGCATGCATGCTGCTGAGCTCACCAATCAGGTCGTCCATGTAAATATTGAAAGAGTGGGTGAGGAAATCCCCTTGCCTCACACCACACTCCAGTCTGTACTCTTCAGATAAGCAATTTGCCCATTTCACAGCATTTAATTGATTATaataagttcaactcagtcgtgcgcgcggccttatgtgtgggtaacccttgtacatatacagtgactttgtgtgcgtgacaagaagtacagtcgggtacaatacagttatttaggggttatatgggagtgtgtggtgtttaaagaaaaacagttattacgtaatttaatgtttatttatttttaatgattatgaatcgctacttgaaaaatcaaatgatgaattttcggattcgctactctccaagatgaattataaattctgactccatgtcaaaatgtctatagtattcttcttttttcttttgtacaagtcgacaagtattaccccacattccttcatcaatttgacttaaacgttcatttatgagtttcattatttccgtcttattttggtcgacattatgcgaagcaatttaatttattttaattccccacacattttgtttacattattatactagattatacctctttttacattcttagtccacacttttatttattgtccgcgtacccccagcctgaaaatatgtaaggagtatttaattcatcttagatatttcaccttatttatttcttagatactgtcaatgtcaatttgaaaagacgtatgagaaaataatgaaaaactatatttaataataaaaagctttgagtcgtgaataactagtattttcgtaaacgactgtacccataacaaaaagcgataagaacacgtcatgctcggacgacgtcactgtcacacaaatgaaagtagtatatttacaagccgacgcacacatagggccgcgcgcaaatctgagttgaactatctataccatACCAGAATTTTAATATCTCCACAAGTtctgtaggtacattttgttcACGCAGTTTATCCCACAGGACCCCATAACAAACTAGATCAAACGCTTTGGACAAATCTAAAAAGCAAGCGTAAACTGGTGTCCTACGATCCAAATAATACCTAACCGTGTGCTTCAAGCAAAGAATGGCACTCTCAGTTGATAAGCCCGGTTGGAAGCCGAATTGCGCGTGATGTAGATTTATCGTCTTtcttaaatgtatattaataatattatccaGTACTTTAGCTAGGATCGTAGCCAGAGAGATGGGACGATAATTACTCTTATCACCTATATCTGCGGTTTTACATTTAACTATAGGTACCACTATTGTTCTCATGAGGTCCCGTGGAAGATACCTGTGACTAACACATAGGGAGAAAAACATGGCTAAAACCCTTGGCAAATGGCATCCCGCatgccgaagatgttcaacACTCAGGCTGTCATGCCCAGGCGATTTACCTCGAGTCATGTTGTCAATAATACTCTTaacatcttttgtttttacttgcATAATGGTATCAGTATCTATATCTGGCTGATAGCGTTTTGTCAATTCCAGAGAGTCAGGAGACACACGAGAGCTTACCTTAAAGTGATCTTTAAATATATTAGCTATCTTATTAGGATCTCTTTCAGCGTTAACACATTCAGCGAGAttctgttttaaattcattttatttgtacactGCCAGAATTTTTTGAAATCATGTTCTTTACAATGTGATGCTAATATGTCCATTTTAATTTGCTCGGCATGGTCTTGACACCACTTAAGGCGAGATTTAAAATTTTCCTACTTATACACATGGCATCGTAAACACGGCCAGAAGACGGCTTACCATGCCACACCCAATTTAAATAACTAGTTTTAGCCTCTTCGTGTGCTTCCTTTACATGCTTGTTCCAGCCAGACACGGGTTTTTTACCATTATATTTACGATGCACAACAATATCATAACTTTCCATACTAGCCTCCTGCAGCGTTGTTATAATACTAGTATACATTTTATCtaagagccgccgtacacggactgcttcaagcagttgagaccgactgcttaaagccgcgaccgcgcagtgaactatagtcattcattcgctgccgtacacacgactgctcgagcagtcgcgaccgcttcaagccgtcaactgcatgatggaattccatcgtgccgtcgaccgctcgcgagcggttgcgaagcatacaccgactgctcgagccgttgactgcgctagagcagtcggcagctctccgacttccctctcccccccgccctttgcggcctcgcggcgtctgttttctcatttgactgctcgagcagttgggtcgtagctcgagcagtcaacaaccgacagctcaagcagtcgacgccgaccgctcgagcggtccgtgtatttcactcagccgctaactgctcgagcagtccgtgtacggcggcccttagaTTTCATGGTGTTCTACATTATTACAATGTTTATCAGCGCACTGTTGGAATTCATTCGGAAAATCaatcttttaaaacattattacagaTGTCATGGTACTTTTGGACCTGTGCTGGCGTCCTATATCcccaaattattttgtttgtgatataATTTGAAGTGACTTTTTTATGccttacaatattataattacactCTATTTCTACAGGAAAATGATCTGACCAGAAAACatcataatgtatttttatgttagatataattttataacccATTTCAGTACTAATGCAATGATCAAGCCACCTACAAGAACCATGAGCGTCACTTATAAAAGTATAGTCACCTGCACTAAGACCGAGGCGCTCCGTGTCCGCACACACCCATCTTTGCTCACTACAAAAGTTTGTTAGTTCACTGAAGAAAAGGCCACCCGGGTGGGCATTAAAATCACCAAGCACGAGCACCGACTCGATACCACTGCTTTCCACTATTGCACTTATTTCGCTCAAGCATTCCGTGAACTCGATAAGATTATCACGTGACTCAACAGGCATATATATACAGAATATTAATACCGTGCATTCGTTATTCACCACTACCTTACATGCCGCTAACCGATCACTATTACAGTCCACGGGAGTAACAGATACAAAAGCACTTTTTCTCCATAATATTGCTAATCCGCCATAAGGTCTTCCTTTCAGACATCCTGCAGAAGTATCCACCGAAGATTTTCCAAAGTACGCATATTCCTCACTTATTGTCCCCAGTAGTGGTATATCATGTGGAAGTAGCCATGTCTCTTGCAATGTTATTATATCTGCTTTGCCACAGAAAGACCTCACACATTCTATTGACCTCTTAAGGCCTTTACAATTAAATgacataattttacttttaattttactatGTTGTATGTcgtccatttatttattattattataaatcgtGTCAGGGCGCTTATCCTCAGTTCGGTACTGATAATGTACAAACCGACGAAAAACTATCCCTTTAGGCCACATAGATTCATTTAAGAACAGATGTAACGTATAACTCGGTACAAAAAATTTATaagcattatatttattttcgttctTGATAGACAATTTAGTCAGATTCACTTTTTCTCCAGTTTTCTTCAGAATATAAGTGATAATATCATCCATTGAGGTCTCTTTATGAACATTTgttatataaataggtaatctTTTCTCCGCTGCCTTAAAATTTAATTCAGTATCTTTTGAGGCATTACCAACTTTTCCACTAAAATAATTCTTCCTTTTATGTCTCTGAACCACTCTCCACTCATTATTGTTATCCGGTTTGTTAGATTGCATTCCATTGTTTCGGCGCAAAACCTCGGCCATCGTTATTCCACTATTCGGGGACACGGTAATACAATCATTAACTTGTCGCTGCATCGGCGGCGGCGCAGGCGACGATGATTCATCGCTCGAGCTCAGCTGTTGTGGATCGGAAATGTGTTCACTTTGCTGTACGACACTCGAATTATGTCCCATCCCGTCAACATCATCTTTATGTGTACAGTTATCATCGCCAACTTTAGATATTGTGGATGATTGCAATAAGCATCCCGTTGATTCCTGTGTTTTACCGGTATCATAATTCAATATTAGCCCTACGGGCCCACTGTCAAGCTCACCTCCAGAAATATCAATATTCCGATACCCTCCtctctttttattaatattgcaatCGAAGTTGTTAACGATTGATGTTTGCTTGATATTATTAAGATCCATACGTAACTGATTTAGTTGTTCCATAGTAGCACAATCACGCTTAAGGGTTTGTATTTCGTTTTGCATCAGAATAATGTCCTTAAGCAGTCTCGTTGCGTCGATATGATCGAACGTAACTGGGGGTAAACGGTGCAATTCTCTCGCCACAAAAATTGGAATTTGATCAGGTTCTACTCTCTTTAATGTACTTATTATATCTTCAAGGTTACGTTGGCTTTTGCCGTCACCTTTTCGCGTAGTTTTCTTAACCGCTGAGATCGAATCAAATAACAAATTCTTGGCCGCAGCTATTTCTTTTTCCAAGAATGACGTAGCACACAGACGTATCATGCTTTCTTCATCCATCACGTCCATTTTAGATTGAATGAACGCTAACACCTCATTAATTACTATATTACAATGAACACATTTTACAGTATTTTAGAgtagggtagggtggtagccaTTGAACCACCAAAAGTTTGGAGATCTCTAGCGCGCTCGTTTTTAcagtctaagaaaatatttttgtctcaaatgataggttatttaataagctgccaaattgtgttgaaataagtggaaaacatttgctgttgcctaatttatacatgtttttttaaaacatgagaAATGGTTCATAGCGTACTCCTAGGGGTACACAAAGAACCGGGGGGGTGGTACTAAATGAACCATGTGGTACACAATGAATCacgataatataaaaaaaaaacattattatttgttttaaagaaaaataaatacactatttataactttttataattattaagtttcgggttatacatacgtataagaaccaacaaatcagccttaaaacttaatttttaacaataattatgaacatcttAAAAGTTACGCACAAACTCTTTccgggaaaaaagaaaaaacatgttgtacttgtatatttatattaattaaaatgctcttagcattataaagtcgacgtgtttttatcacattcagacttatgtttttttattgtccaaatcacaaattgTAACCATCAACATTTCTTTATGCTGTCTTCATGTTGGGCAGTAAGAAATTTACTTGCATCATAATGGGGCTCTAGTCTACAAGACGGATTGTTCCTGTACTTTGTTTGTGACATATCTTCGCACAAACACTTCGTCTGTCGCAATACTGGATAGAGAAGGTTGCAGTTTTTGCTGCTTTTCGAATGCTTAATCCCGACAAGTGTTTTTTCTATACCTCTTTCTGTAGCTTCCGCGGTGTGATACCCTTTTTTACGTGCTTTCCTCCCTACCGTGTTTCGCCCCATGCTGAAATAAACgaataatggtaattaattataggtactcacAGTAGTAGTAAGTGTTAACACTTAAAGGTTAACTGTCTAATAATACTGCCCACCTCATCATATATCATACAAAGCACTAAGATGTggtacacaatacacaatgaaCCGTGGTTCATTGCTTACCCAGGATAAATGGCTCACAGCGTACCCACCCCCTCTTAGGAAATGTTAGGTCacgttttatacaaaaaccgttgagaattaattccaaaaaatagtCTCAGATAAGCCTAATGATCTACATTACACATACAATTCACACATAGTTAAGTAAGAGTTAAATTatcaaagtaacaacaaaaagaaactcaccttttttttgtcgtttttgcTTGAGTAGAAGACTAAGATGCGGCTCACAGGTGAGTATATCGCGACAGACCCACGGCGAATAGACCAAACTTCTTGACGTGGCAAGGGAGTCTCGACATAATTTTTGCGCGAGCTAGCAACGTTAGGTATGGCCGGTAGGTACTATGGTTCATAGTGTACACGCGGTTcattggctaccaccctaccctacATGGAcgataagtcaataaaaaaataataagtaagtacatacaggctctcacgcacacacacatacacaacaaacacacacacacacacacacacacacacaagataagaatataacatgtaaatatatttcagttttatttttatttagtaataagtatagatttaataaaactaaactaggtaataattataagtactgcaaacctctcctacctctttatgctgtgccctaccgggtccatattgtttcaaatatattgtttaaactttataaaaataccacctgtattacatatggaacgcaaataaagatttgaatttgaatttgaatatttgtCGAATTAGACGACGACATTGTCGATCACTACGAACAATAACGGAGCGCGCGCGCGTACTTTACACCGTTGCGCGGTAGACGAACTTTTGAGTGAATAAAGATTATGTACTTGGGCCGTAAAAACGCCTAAATGATAAATCAATCATCAGTAGAACACGTGGTAAAAATATTGCCAATGAATTCCATTTCAGACCGTATATCTAGTCCTTTTCTCTTTACTAATCTTTATCTAACGTAGTCAattacaaaaaatcaaaataatgctTTACTGTTCACTTTTTTCCGATATTTAGTTCAGGAAGAGAAACAATCTTTGATGCTTtattatacactcttttgcaaaaaaagcgggcacttaagcgaaatcttggttttaaggattTTACATGACTGAAGggtgttactagcatcaaaagggttagccaagcatgcgtgagagtgtattctaaatttgaatctTGGATAaatgctaagaaactggttaaacctTGCTTTGGACTAATTcttggtagaaagttcgtcggcgttttgaaaagATTCTGATGTGATTTTCAGAAAGCTGATAATGCagatttaattaatgattaatggacccttcttttacatcaaaacatttttttaaaacaatgggtCTTTGATCAAATTtgcacctgctctaaatggtctcTAAATGGTCTATggtattaggggttaaagtatgaaattgccgttttattctagtaggtttttgaattgccatagagtcttcatggtttgaggttttcgaatggaacttttttcacgtggtttctgtgatgttcttcttttaaaaaatgtgaaacatttgattatcgatgttcaattgtttttgttattcaacttaaacaagaaagatagatactgcgaaaatttgagtaatttttgaatatgagttccgacgcgggattgaacggcagaaacagcccgcaatatcaatgctgcatttgaagaggtgtctgctaaagaacgcgccgtgcgattttggattaaacgctttcgtggtggaaacttcgacttgaagaacgagccatgagaaagaccgcctgacaggtgattaacgagaaattaagagagacggtgaacgccgatcctagtcaaactacccagatacccagccgaacaccgaataatgttgaaaaaattagcagtaaaacagccacgactcatgaatcgaccttcaccgctattgctccatgacaacgcgaggcctcatacagcaaaataaaccgttttaactcttcaggaactgcagttggaaactattcgtcttcctccatattcgccagaccttgctctaacggacgaccattttttttgtgatttggacaattatctacgtcacaagaagtttcttcccaggaggcagaacaaaattctttcacactgtttgtgcagtctagatcctcagagttctatcgtaaaggcataaatgaccttcttattagatgaccgcaatgtatagataataatggcaactattttgattaaataagtttgttaaaaattttaaaaaaatacaatttaggttttcagtacaaatcggcaatttcatactttaacccc is a genomic window containing:
- the LOC135116908 gene encoding uncharacterized protein LOC135116908, whose amino-acid sequence is MDVMDEESMIRLCATSFLEKEIAAAKNLLFDSISAVKKTTRKGDGKSQRNLEDIISTLKRVEPDQIPIFVARELHRLPPVTFDHIDATRLLKDIILMQNEIQTLKRDCATMEQLNQLRMDLNNIKQTSIVNNFDCNINKKRGGYRNIDISGGELDSGPVGLILNYDTGKTQESTGCLLQSSTISKVGDDNCTHKDDVDGMGHNSSVVQQSEHISDPQQLSSSDESSSPAPPPMQRQVNDCITVSPNSGITMAEVLRRNNGMQSNKPDNNNEWRVVQRHKRKNYFSGKVGNASKDTELNFKAAEKRLPIYITNVHKETSMDDIITYILKKTGEKVNLTKLSIKNENKYNAYKFFVPSYTLHLFLNESMWPKGIVFRRFVHYQYRTEDKRPDTIYNNNK